The Neosynechococcus sphagnicola sy1 region TACTGGATGGCTGAAGGCAGCGAAGGGCGATGGTAAAGCGGTGTCACTCTCCCAGCCTCCTTACCAGCAGCTAGTGGATCTGGCCTGGGCCGCCTTGACGGCTGAACTGCCGAGAGTTGAAGGCGTGGGCGTCCAGCCAATGGAGCCACAGCCATAAAAAACGACCCAACAATTGCTGGGTCTGATGCTACTCTCTCCAAACTGAAAATTGACTGCTCCCTAGAGGTCGCCGCCCCGATTTGCCAGCAAAAAGATGACAACGGGGCCAGAAAGAACGATCAGCGCCAATAGGGTCAGCTGCACCATGGCTTCCCAATTGAGATTGCCAAAAACACTAAAAAAACTTATTCAAAAACTCCATGCTTCCTCCCTTCGTGACCCAATCAGTGCAGAGCGGCAGTAATCGAAGCCTATTTTATCTGGAGATTACCCCCCTACTTTAAGGAAATTTACAAAAGTCTAAAATTGGCAAGGGACTTAGGCCAGGGTGAATCGTTGAAACACGCTAGACTGCGAATGAATCAAGAGGGTAATGTGTGGCAACCTGGTGTTGTGTAAAGCAGTGTGGCGCTTGCTGTCATCTGGAGCCGAGCGATCGTCCGGATCTGGCAACCTATTTGTCGCCACAAGAATTGGCGCTTTATCTCAGCATGGTCGGGGAGGACGGCTGGTGTATTAACTTCGATGCCAGCACCCGCAAGTGCAAAATTTACCCCGATCGTCCACGCTTCTGTCGTGTCGAAGCGGAGGTGTTTCATGACCTGTACGGGGTGACCCCAGAGGAAGTGAATGACTTTGCCATTGCCTGTTGTCAGCAGCAAATTTCAGGAGTTTACGGCGATCGCAGCCTGGAGATGCTCCGCTTCAACCAAGCAGTGGGGTTCCTTGATCTTTCGGTTTAAAGCCGAGATAATGAAAGAAATATGAAAATCATCTCGGTATCCCTTTTCTGTGCTATCCCTGACCCCTGACTCCAGCTCCACCGCTCTGCCTATGAGCAACCTGACAGCGGTGATGTCCTCCTCCTCCGACGAGGCTGCCGTTATTGACCTTGAGTCCGCTTTGCCCCCGACTTCCCCAGCCGTAAGCCTTAGGGCACCAAGTCTTTGGGGGATCTTTGCCTCGACCTTCTTGACCGTCTTCATGGCAGAGTTGGGGGATAAAACCCAGTTGGCGACGCTGTTGATGAGTGCGGAGTCCCAGGCTCCCTGGGTGGTCTTTGCTGGAGCAGGTTCAGCCCTAGTGGTCACCAGTTGTCTGGGTGTGCTCCTGGGGCAATGGTTGGCGAAGTGGCTCTCCCCCAGGGTACTGGAACGGGCAGCAGGCATTAGTCTGTTGGCGATCGCCCTGTGGCTGACCTGGGATGTGGTACGGCTGTCGGGAGGTCTAAATTGAACTGGCACCTTTTAGGAGTGAGTTTCCTCACGGTTTTTCTCTCGGAGTTGGGGGACAAAAGCCAACTGGCCGCGATCGCCCTCAGCAGCAGTTCTAAATCCCCTTGGATCGTGTTTTTGGGCACCGCAGGCGCTTTATTGCTGGCAAGTTTCCTGGGAGTTGTCGTGGGTCAAGAAGTTGCAGAGTTGCTGCCTGTGCGTCTGGTGAAGGCGATCGCCGCCCTCGGATTTGCCCTGCTAGCGCTGAGACTATTGTGGCCCCGGCAGGATGCTGGATCAAACTCTGAAGCAGCTGAAGCAGATTTTTAACGCTCCACAGATTCGATAAAATTGAGAGGCGGTTGTATACAGAGCTACGGCAAGCCATGAGCAAGGGAACGCTGTTTGACAAAGTTTGGGATTTACATACGGTTGGAACCCTCCCCTCCGGTCAGACCCAACTGTTCATTGGCCTGCACCTGATCCACGAAGTCACCAGTCCTCAAGCCTTTGCCATGCTGCGGGAACGGAACTTGACGGTGTTGTTTCCAGAACGCACCCTAGCCACCGTTGATCATATTGTCCCTACGGAAAATCAGTCGCGTCCCTTCGCTGACAGCCTAGCGGAAGAGATGATGCAAGCCTTGGAGCAGAGCTGCCAAGCAAATGGCATCCGTTTTTACAACGTTGGTTCTGGCAATCAGGGCATTGTCCATGTGATTGCCCCGGAGCTTGGGTTAACCCAACCAGGAATGACGATTGCCTGTGGCGATAGCCATACCTCCACCCATGGAGCCTTTGGTGCCATTGCCTTTGGGATTGGTACCAGTCAGGTACGAGATGTCCTCGCTTCCCAAACCCTGGCATTGTCGAAACTCAAGGTTCGTAGGGTTGAGGTCAATGGTTCCTTGGGGGCAGGGGTCTACGCCAAGGATGTGATTTTGCACCTGATTCGCCACCTAGGGGTGAAAGCGGGGGTCGGCTATGCCTATGAGTTTGCAGGTACCACCTTTGAGCAGATGAGCATGGAAGAGCGCATGACCATCTGTAATATGGCAATTGAGGGGGGAGCCCGGAGTGGCTATATTAACCCTGACGCTGTTACCTTCGATTACCTCCGCGATCGCGACTTTGCCCCCCAAGGTGCAGATTGGGAGCGAGCGGTTTCTTGGTGGCAGAGTCTTTGCAGTGAGGACTATGCTACCTATGATGATGTCGTAGTGTTTGATGCCAGAGAGATTGCACCCACAATTACCTGGGGAATTACCCCCGGTCAGGGGATGGCGATTACAGAAACTGTCCCGACCCTAGAGAGGTTACCGGACGATGATCGGGCGATCGCCACAGAAGCCTACCAATACATGGATCTGGTTCCAGGACAGTTGATTCAAGGCACCAAGGTGGATGTGTGCTTCATTGGCAGTTGCACCAATGGTCGGATTAGCGATCTGCGAGAAGCGGCGAAATTTGCCCAAGGTCGGCAGGTGGCCTCAGGGGTGAAGGCCTTCGTTGTCCCTGGTTCGGAGCGGGTGAAACAGCAGGCAGAAGCCGAAGGTCTGGATCAAATCGTTTTTAGAGGCGGGTTTTGAATGGCGGCAACCGGGCTGCTCTATGTGTTTAGCGATGAACCCCGATAAACTTCAGGGACGGCAACTCAGCGCCTCTTCCTCGAACCGCAACTTTAAAGGACGGCAGGGTTCTGCGTCGGGACGCACACTATTAATGAGTCCAGCCATGGTCGTTGCCGCTGCCGTCACTGGTACCGTGGCCGATGTCCGCGAGCTGACTTAACTAGTAGGCTCTCACTGTTACCCCGTCTGCACTTGGAGATGACTGAGAAGGGAGTGCAAGCGGCTTCTGGCTACAGCCAGCCGCTCCGAATGTCCCAGACTGTGGTTGTCAGGTTTCGTCTCTGTGGTTGCCAGGGTTAGGCGGTAAGCACCTTTACCAAAGCCCAGATAGTGCAGCCGCTCTTCACTACGGGCAGCTTGTAACAGGGCAATTACCCGGTACAGTCGGGCAGCAAACCCCAGATCCTGCTCTAAGTGCGACCGGAGTTGAGGTGAGGGTAAGGTCAACACGAGGGAGTCTTCGAGGGCGGTTGCCGTTGCTAGGGCGAGGCTCTTTTCCATCAAGGCGGACTCTCCAAAGAATTCTGCCGCCGAGAGCTTGGCAATTTCCCGTAAAGCTGGAGGAGCAGATGGGGTGTCTGCCTCCAGGGTGGCCAAAATCTGGGTCAGATTCCGACGGCTACTATCACTTACCCCCCAGGAAATACCACCTTGGAGCAGCAGATAAACGGCAGTCACCGGTTTCCCCGCCTGGATCAGAACCGTTCCCGCTGGAACCTCCTCGGGTATACCGTGGGTGCTTAACCAATCAATGTCACCCTCCGCCAACTCGCCCAAGAGCAGCAGCACCTCCGCGAGGGGATAAATTTGTAGGCGTTTGCGCTGGATCAGGCGTTGCACCAGTTGTTGTGCCCGCTCCTGGAGGAGGCGGATACACAATCGGTAGAAGCGCGTCGCAAATGCCAGATCCTGTTGGAGTTTTTCCTGTACCTGGGGGTAGGGTACTTCTAGAACCGTTGCAGGTTCGACGGCTTTGACGACCATCATTGAGGCACCCATCCCCAACAATGGAGCCATCCCCACGAGTTCACCACTGCCATAGGTACCAATGATGTCTTCGGAGGAAGGTTCCTCAATGGCTGCAATGGCTCGCCCCAAAGGACTGCCAGCATCTCGGGGACCCATCGCTTGCAGACAGCCACTATGGACGATATACAACGGATGGAGCGGTTGTTGTTTCTCAATTAACACACTGCCCGCTGGGACGTCACGTTGCTGTCCTGTGGCCGTTAACCAGTCGAGGTCGTCGTTACTCAACGTTTGCCGGAGGACTTCTATCATCACCCAATCTAGGGACTTTTAGGGGGCTGGTGCCATCTTAGCGCTGAACACCTCCGATGATCCTGCAAGTTTGCCCGTGGAGCTGGAGCTGCAATCAAAACCGATTTTCATATTCCACGACAAATCGGGAATCTCCCGCAAAGTCGGTCGAACCGCGCAATTGAATCTGATCATTCACCCGATAGTTGAGGTTAAATAGCGTCAACGGGTTCTCACTGGTGAGAACCCCCAGAATCGATGCAGACAAGCCCTGGGTAAGATTCACACCAGCCTCTGCGGCAATGTCAATCGTGGAGAGGTTGGTTTTATTTTCTCGGGGAATGACGGCAGGAAAGATTCGGAATTGCCCAATTCCCAGAGCCTGACCGAACCTTGCTTGCAAGTTGGTCAACAGTGCCGACCCCGCCAGATTTGCCAAGGCTAAGGTGCTATCGCCGCGGCCCAAAGTGTTCACAAATCCTCCCCCGAGCAGGGCAATGATTTCATTGCTGGTACGAGCGGGGCTACTGGTCAGCGCTAGGTTGTCAACCAGTTGGCTCGCAGGGCCAGAGACCCTGGC contains the following coding sequences:
- the psb30 gene encoding photosystem II reaction center protein Ycf12/Psb30, whose protein sequence is MSFFSVFGNLNWEAMVQLTLLALIVLSGPVVIFLLANRGGDL
- a CDS encoding YkgJ family cysteine cluster protein is translated as MATWCCVKQCGACCHLEPSDRPDLATYLSPQELALYLSMVGEDGWCINFDASTRKCKIYPDRPRFCRVEAEVFHDLYGVTPEEVNDFAIACCQQQISGVYGDRSLEMLRFNQAVGFLDLSV
- a CDS encoding TMEM165/GDT1 family protein, with product MSNLTAVMSSSSDEAAVIDLESALPPTSPAVSLRAPSLWGIFASTFLTVFMAELGDKTQLATLLMSAESQAPWVVFAGAGSALVVTSCLGVLLGQWLAKWLSPRVLERAAGISLLAIALWLTWDVVRLSGGLN
- a CDS encoding TMEM165/GDT1 family protein gives rise to the protein MNWHLLGVSFLTVFLSELGDKSQLAAIALSSSSKSPWIVFLGTAGALLLASFLGVVVGQEVAELLPVRLVKAIAALGFALLALRLLWPRQDAGSNSEAAEADF
- a CDS encoding cyclic nucleotide-binding domain-containing protein, whose product is MIEVLRQTLSNDDLDWLTATGQQRDVPAGSVLIEKQQPLHPLYIVHSGCLQAMGPRDAGSPLGRAIAAIEEPSSEDIIGTYGSGELVGMAPLLGMGASMMVVKAVEPATVLEVPYPQVQEKLQQDLAFATRFYRLCIRLLQERAQQLVQRLIQRKRLQIYPLAEVLLLLGELAEGDIDWLSTHGIPEEVPAGTVLIQAGKPVTAVYLLLQGGISWGVSDSSRRNLTQILATLEADTPSAPPALREIAKLSAAEFFGESALMEKSLALATATALEDSLVLTLPSPQLRSHLEQDLGFAARLYRVIALLQAARSEERLHYLGFGKGAYRLTLATTETKPDNHSLGHSERLAVARSRLHSLLSHLQVQTG
- a CDS encoding translocation/assembly module TamB domain-containing protein, yielding MDTTRSHRNHRKGTPSPSSPPGLDLAARNSIAFQDLNLSLGDRLRISAPLLDFVAKGDLTLNGSLDEPRPKGTIQLVRGQVNIYTTLFTLAPGYKQTAVFTEQQGLDPTLNLRLITSVPEVTRNPLPPSPLSPSEVAILPTTTLGTLQTVRIEARVSGPASQLVDNLALTSSPARTSNEIIALLGGGFVNTLGRGDSTLALANLAGSALLTNLQARFGQALGIGQFRIFPAVIPRENKTNLSTIDIAAEAGVNLTQGLSASILGVLTSENPLTLFNLNYRVNDQIQLRGSTDFAGDSRFVVEYENRF